In Myripristis murdjan chromosome 9, fMyrMur1.1, whole genome shotgun sequence, the following proteins share a genomic window:
- the LOC115365004 gene encoding probable G-protein coupled receptor 21, whose translation MNSSSDVNHSSSPPFCLLGTAGYSRSLDTCVLEVAVILFLTVLIIAGNLVVIFVFHCAPLLHHHTTSHFIQTMAYADLLVGVSCLVPSLSLLHYLRGLDEELTCKAFGYMVSVLKSVSMASLACISVDRYIAITRPLSYATLVTPCRLRACIVLIWVYSALIFLPSFFGWGKPGYHGDIFRWCAASWQTSPGFSTFIVALLYAPAALTVCFTYGSIFRICRQHTREITQRHARFSSQADGEKGERGERCEGCPDKRYAMVLFRITSVFYVLWMPYILYFLLESAGLYRHMVASFLTTWLAISNSFCNCLIYSLSNSVFRKGLGRLFSPLFPSCLGCTEAKKAPAPAVPPPDPRCPA comes from the coding sequence ATGAACTCGTCCTCCGATGTGAACCACAGCAGCTCTCCGCCGTTCTGCCTGCTGGGCACCGCCGGCTACTCGCGCAGCCTGGACACCTGCGTGCTGGAGGTGGCcgtcatcctcttcctcaccgTGCTCATCATCGCCGGCAACCTGGTGGTGATCTTCGTCTTCCACTGCGCGCCGCTGCtgcaccaccacaccaccagcCACTTCATCCAGACCATGGCCTACGCCGACCTGCTGGTGGGGGTCAGCTGCCTGGTGCCGTCGCTCTCCCTGCTGCACTACCTGCGCGGCCTCGACGAGGAGCTCACCTGCAAGGCCTTCGGCTACATGGTGTCGGTGCTCAAGAGCGTCTCCATGGCGTCGCTGGCGTGCATCAGCGTCGACCGCTACATCGCCATCACCCGCCCGCTGTCCTACGCCACGCTGGTGACGCCGTGCCGCCTGCGGGCGTGCATCGTCCTCATCTGGGTCTACTCCGCCTTGATCTTCCTGCCGTCCTTCTTCGGCTGGGGGAAGCCCGGTTACCACGGCGACATATTCCGGTGGTGCGCCGCGTCGTGGCAGACCAGCCCGGGCTTCAGCACGTTCATCGTGGCGCTGCTGTACGCCCCGGCGGCGCTCACCGTCTGCTTCACCTACGGGAGCATCTTCCGCATCTGCCGGCAGCACACGAGGGAGATCACGCAGCGCCACGCCCGCTTCAGCTCGCAGGCGGACGGCGAGAAGGGCGAGCGCGGCGAGCGGTGCGAGGGCTGCCCCGACAAACGCTACGCCATGGTGCTGTTCCGCATCACCAGCGTCTTCTACGTGCTGTGGATGCCCTACATCCTCTACTTCCTGCTGGAGAGCGCCGGGCTCTACCGCCACATGGTGGCGTCCTTCCTCACGACGTGGCTCGCCATCAGCAACAGCTTCTGCAACTGCCTCATCTACAGCCTGTCCAACAGCGTCTTCCGGAAGGGCCTGGGCCGCCTCTTCAGCCCCCTGTTCCCGTCCTGCCTCGGCTGCACAGAGGCTAAAAAGGCCCCGGCGCCCGCCGTCCCGCCTCCGGACCCCAGGTGCCCGGCGTAA